The Prochlorococcus sp. MIT 1341 genomic interval TTACCGCCAGCTATGGAAACTTGTACCGAAGCGAGTGCCTTCTCAACTGCAAGCTCTGGACCATCCTCAAGACGGACCAAACACTCAATAGCCAGTGATTTTGCAACCCCTGCGTCCCCTAAATAAAGGTGCCAATTAGCAATCTGAATGTAAAGCTGATCAGCAATAGAAGCTTCCAGGTCCTTTAAATAGGCTTGGTCAATACTCATAAGAAGCCTTGTGTAGAAAATTTTTGTTACTCAGAAAAAGTTCAAACTGAACTTTCACTCTCATCCTTTGTCTGAACTGGACGTTGACTAATCACCAAAGCCAAATGTCCAAAAAGAACTAAGAGCCAAAACTCACTAAACCAACTTAGATGGGGCCAGGGATGCCGAATCTGTTGCCAAAACCAAAGCCCACTGTTCAAAGCAGAGAAAGCCATGGCGTGAAGAACGAAGTTCACAATCCGAGAAAAGTGCTTATAAGTCGGATTGTTGTTGTCTGATGTGCCATACCATTTAATAGGCATTGAAAAAAACGCGTCTACTTGATTCTGGAGCTTATACCTCCATATAGTTGACGAATGTCCCCTTGATAGGTTGTTATTGAATCTTTCATGCGCCTGTAGCTCAGCGGATTAGAGCATCTGACTACGGATCAGAGGGTCGGGAGTTCGAATCTCTCCAGGCGCGTTCCTTACATTTCATCAAGGGTTGACTAAAAATCAAAAAGAGCAAGCAATTGCTGAAAAAGAAGAAATATCTAGCAATAAAAAGCCTTCGCTTGAATACGATCTCATCAAGACCTTCCTAAAATCATGAACGCTGATTCACTAAAGACAATCGACTCAACTTTGGTCGAATCAGATCCGGAAATAGCATCCCTAATAGAAAAAGAACTTTTCCGACAACAGCAACACCTTGAAATGATTGCGAGCGAAAATTTTGCTTCGCGATCTGTAATGGAAGCTCAAGGCTCAGTACTTACGAACAAATACGCAGAAGGTCTGCCAAATAAGCGCTACTACGGAGGATGTGAATATGTCGACTTGATCGAAAAATTAGCTATCGATCGGGCTAAAAAATTATTCAATGCGGATTGGGCGAATGTTCAGCCTCATAGTGGCGCCCAAGCAAACTTTGCTGTTTTTCTTGCACTACTTAAGCCAGGTGAAAAAATAATGGGTATGGACCTCTCTCATGGTGGTCATTTAACACATGGATCGCCTGTAAACGTAAGTGGGAAATGGTTCAAAACCAGTCATTACGGAGTGGACCTTGCAAGCCAAAAGCTCAATATGGAGAAGCTTAGACAGCAAGCCTTAGAAGAAAAGCCCAGACTAATAATCTGCGGCTATTCGGCATACCCAAGGGAAATTGATTTCCAAGCTTTTCGCTCCATTGCTGATGAGATTGGTGCATACCTAGTCGCAGATATGGCTCACATTGCAGGCTTAGTTGCTGCAGGCATACATCCAAACCCTGTTCCTATATGCGATGTAGTGACAACAACCACTCACAAGACCCTTCGGGGACCAAGAGGAGGGCTAATCCTTTGCAGAGACCAAGAATTAGGCCGAAAGCTTGACAAAGCAGTTTTCCCTGGCACACAAGGAGGACCGCTACAACACGTTATCGCCGCCAAGGCGGTAGCTTTCAAAGAAGCTTTAGAACCTGAATTTAAAGATTACAGCCAACAAGTGGTTCGTAATTCCAAGGCGTTGGCAAGGTGCCTTGAGAAGAGAAAAATCTCTGTAGTTAGCGGAGGCACCGATAACCATATTGTTTTAATTGATCTCAGAAGTATCGGGATGACTGGAAAAGTTGCAGACAAGCTTGTTGAGGATATCAACATCACTGCGAACAAGAACACTGTTCCTTTTGACCCAGAATCACCATTCGTAACTAGTGGACTTCGCTTAGGAACAGCAGCACTAACAACAAGAGGAATGAATGAATCTGCTTTCGAAGAAGTTGGTAATTTAATTGCGGATCGACTCTTGACTCCAGACGATGAAGAGATCAAGCAAAAATGCCTTGAAACAGTCCAGAAAATTTGCAAGCGTTTCCCGCTTTATCCCGGAAAAAAATAAAGGTTCGTATATTCAGGATTCAAATAAGAAACTTGATCCAAATGCCACACTGTCTAGGATTACTTTTTAAGGGCCAATCCCTTACCACCTAAGTCGCAAGAGCCTCAGTGACCTCTGAGATCAGACCTCTAATTGTAGCTTTCGCGACCTTCTTAATGGCCGCCACATTCACTGCATTTTTTGTGCCAGGAGTGAAAGCTCTTTGCTTAAGGCTCGGGTTAATTGATTCACCAGACAAAAGGAAACAGCATCGTTCCCCCATGGTTCGACTTGGTGGAGTTGCAATGATTTTTGGATTTTGTTGTGCCCTAACTATTACTTGGCTTATAGGCGGATTCGGATTACTTCCACCTCTCAAAGATCAACTTATCTGGACAACGCTCGCTGGAGGCCTTTGTTTTTTCTTAATCGGATTAGCAGATGACTTGTTCGCTCTCCCTCCTTTTCCTCGATTAATTGGACAAGTCTCCATCGCAATGGCCATTTGGTCCCAAGGACTCCGAATAGGGGCCATTGAGATGCCCTGGCTTGGGGAAGAAAGCTCCCTAATGGTTTTACCACCTCTTCTTAGCCTTATTTCTACTGTGATCTGGCTGGTAGGAATAACTAATGCCATCAATTGGCTTGATGGATTAGACGGTCTTGCTGCTGGAGTAGCTGGAATAGCTGCCATAGGATTGATATCAGTTAGCTTTTCCCTTCACCAGGTTGCAGCTGGTTTCCTAGCAGCAGCTCTTGCTGGATGTTGTTTAGGTTT includes:
- a CDS encoding MraY family glycosyltransferase, whose amino-acid sequence is MAATFTAFFVPGVKALCLRLGLIDSPDKRKQHRSPMVRLGGVAMIFGFCCALTITWLIGGFGLLPPLKDQLIWTTLAGGLCFFLIGLADDLFALPPFPRLIGQVSIAMAIWSQGLRIGAIEMPWLGEESSLMVLPPLLSLISTVIWLVGITNAINWLDGLDGLAAGVAGIAAIGLISVSFSLHQVAAGFLAAALAGCCLGFLRHNFNPARIFMGDGGSYFLGFTLAAISIIGPAKGLTTVSLLLPLLILSLPLADMSAVIMSRLREGRSPFHPDRSHIHHRLLRAGFSHRKTVLLLYAFTQWLGALALVVANAEMRFLWLTVATAILITAVLLSRKELIDSRKTNQPLNTTSPRVK
- a CDS encoding DUF3181 family protein, with amino-acid sequence MSIDQAYLKDLEASIADQLYIQIANWHLYLGDAGVAKSLAIECLVRLEDGPELAVEKALASVQVSIAGGKSQLPLGELIPSSQVHDLIDLIAPFSR
- the glyA gene encoding serine hydroxymethyltransferase, whose translation is MNADSLKTIDSTLVESDPEIASLIEKELFRQQQHLEMIASENFASRSVMEAQGSVLTNKYAEGLPNKRYYGGCEYVDLIEKLAIDRAKKLFNADWANVQPHSGAQANFAVFLALLKPGEKIMGMDLSHGGHLTHGSPVNVSGKWFKTSHYGVDLASQKLNMEKLRQQALEEKPRLIICGYSAYPREIDFQAFRSIADEIGAYLVADMAHIAGLVAAGIHPNPVPICDVVTTTTHKTLRGPRGGLILCRDQELGRKLDKAVFPGTQGGPLQHVIAAKAVAFKEALEPEFKDYSQQVVRNSKALARCLEKRKISVVSGGTDNHIVLIDLRSIGMTGKVADKLVEDINITANKNTVPFDPESPFVTSGLRLGTAALTTRGMNESAFEEVGNLIADRLLTPDDEEIKQKCLETVQKICKRFPLYPGKK